From Neisseria cinerea:
GCGGATTCCACTACAGCCGATGAGCCATTTCCGGCAACCAATAAATCGACTTTACCCAGTTTGGCGGCAGCGGTAACAGCATGCAAAGTAGCAGGATTCAACTGTTTGTTATCGTGTTCGGCAATAATCAATACGCTCATTTCAGTCTCCTCAAATCACTTTGGCTTCGTTTTTCAATTTTTCAACCAATTCAGCAACGCTTGCTACTTTTATGCCTGCCTGACGCGCTTTAGGCTCTGCAAATTTCACCGTTTTCAGACGAGGTGAAATGTCGGCAACTAAATCGGCAGGAGTCAGTTTTTCCAAAGGTTTTTTCTTTGCCGCCATAATATTGGGGAGTTTGACAAAGCGCGGTTCGTTCAGACGCAAATCTGCACTGATGACTGCAGGCAGTTTCAACGCAATCGTTTCTTCGCCGCCATCGATTTCGCGCACAATCTGCACTTCGTCGCCTTCAATTTGTACTTTTGAAGCAAACGTACCTTGCGCCGCATTCAGCAAAGCTGCCAACATTTGCGCCACTTGGTTGGCATCATCATCGATCGCTTGTTTGCCCAAAAAGAAAATTTGCGGATTTTCTTTGTCCGCAACAGCTTTCAGCAGCTTAGCAACTGCCAACGGCTCCAATTTC
This genomic window contains:
- a CDS encoding electron transfer flavoprotein subunit beta/FixA family protein, with the translated sequence MKALVAVKRVVDYNVKVRVKADGSDVDIGNVKMSMNPFDEIAVEEAVRLKEAGKVSEIVAVSLGEKKCEETLRTALAMGADRAIHVETDAKLEPLAVAKLLKAVADKENPQIFFLGKQAIDDDANQVAQMLAALLNAAQGTFASKVQIEGDEVQIVREIDGGEETIALKLPAVISADLRLNEPRFVKLPNIMAAKKKPLEKLTPADLVADISPRLKTVKFAEPKARQAGIKVASVAELVEKLKNEAKVI